In the Anguilla anguilla isolate fAngAng1 chromosome 7, fAngAng1.pri, whole genome shotgun sequence genome, one interval contains:
- the LOC118231604 gene encoding major histocompatibility complex class I-related gene protein-like isoform X1: protein MDLFSVLTLLYFVTAVCAEFSDQIKQSSGTHSLWYFVTITTGPSPFPEIVMVGMVDDVPVEYYDSIDRMVTPRQHWHKDNEVYAKWKRVAITRTSHSLKNRFQHMMEHFNHSVRLHTYQRIAGCELDDDGTERFQAKDSYNGMDVLIFDVQASAWSSGVPEIWKDFWLIESKKGIFDQFYQTACIYILKSYLHHERSILKRRVSPRIRVLRKQVGGAGGVEVTCLATGFYPRHIELTLKRDNQPVPEQELIRGDILPNGDGTYQLRMSLSVSAEELREGHRYTCSVRHVSMDNKLDIAWDSQPKPDIALISGASVTTLTAVLLILTGIFVLKKRKSKVPGCSRSGKIEEDMERMNAAEGVVKDAEEHWEKERQ, encoded by the exons ATGGATTTATTTTCTGTACTAACTCTACTTTATTTTGTTACGGCGGTATGTGCAG AGTTTTCAGATCAAATCAAGCAATCTTCAG GTACTCACTCCCTGTGGTACTTTGTCACAATTACTACTGGCCCAAGCCCCTTTCCAGAGATTGTTATGGTGGGCATGGTGGATGATGTTCCAGTGGAGTACTACGACAGCATTGATAGGATGGTGACCCCACGGCAGCACTGGCACAAGGACAATGAAGTCTACGCAAAGTGGAAACGAGTGGCCATCACACGCACCTCTCACAGCCTCAAAAACAGATTTCAACACATGATGGAGCATTTTAATCACAGTGTTA GACTCCACACATACCAGAGAATCGCCGGGTGTGAGCTGGATGATGACGGCACAGAGAGGTTCCAAGCGAAGGACTCCTACAATGGGATGGATGTGCTCATTTTTGATGTTCAGGCTAGTGCCTGGAGTTCTGGTGTCCCAGAAATATGGAAGGACTTTTGGCTGATAGAATCCAAGAAAGGGATATTTGATCAGTTTTATCAAACTGCGTGCATATACATTTTGAAGAGCTACCTTCATCATGAAAGAAGTATACTGAAACGAAGAG TGAGCCCCAGGATTAGAGTTTTGCGGAAACAAGTTGGCGGTGCTGGTGGGGTAGAGGTAACCTGTCTGGCAACGGGATTCTACCCCCGACACATCGAGCTGACCTTGAAGAGGGATAACCAGCCTGTTCCGGAGCAGGAGCTGATCAGAGGGGATATTCTGCCAAATGGAGACGGGACGTACCAACTGAGGATGAGCCTGAGCGTCAGTGCCGAAGAGTTGAGAGAGGGACACCGCTACACCTGTAGTGTTAGACATGTCAGCATGGACAACAAGCTGGACATTGCCTGGG ACTCACAGCCAAAGCCAGACATTGCGCTGATTTCAGGAGCATCGGTCACAACTCTGACCGCAGTTCTGCTCATCCTCACTGGCATCTTCGTcttgaagaaaagaaagagcaaGGTGCCAGGATGCAGCAGGTCTGGGAAGATTGAGGAAGACATGGAAAGGATGAATGCTGCTGAAGGGGTGGTGAAGGATGCAGAAGAACATTGGGAGAAGGAAAGACAGTAA
- the LOC118231604 gene encoding major histocompatibility complex class I-related gene protein-like isoform X2, whose protein sequence is MDLFSVLTLLYFVTAVCAGTHSLWYFVTITTGPSPFPEIVMVGMVDDVPVEYYDSIDRMVTPRQHWHKDNEVYAKWKRVAITRTSHSLKNRFQHMMEHFNHSVRLHTYQRIAGCELDDDGTERFQAKDSYNGMDVLIFDVQASAWSSGVPEIWKDFWLIESKKGIFDQFYQTACIYILKSYLHHERSILKRRVSPRIRVLRKQVGGAGGVEVTCLATGFYPRHIELTLKRDNQPVPEQELIRGDILPNGDGTYQLRMSLSVSAEELREGHRYTCSVRHVSMDNKLDIAWDSQPKPDIALISGASVTTLTAVLLILTGIFVLKKRKSKVPGCSRSGKIEEDMERMNAAEGVVKDAEEHWEKERQ, encoded by the exons ATGGATTTATTTTCTGTACTAACTCTACTTTATTTTGTTACGGCGGTATGTGCAG GTACTCACTCCCTGTGGTACTTTGTCACAATTACTACTGGCCCAAGCCCCTTTCCAGAGATTGTTATGGTGGGCATGGTGGATGATGTTCCAGTGGAGTACTACGACAGCATTGATAGGATGGTGACCCCACGGCAGCACTGGCACAAGGACAATGAAGTCTACGCAAAGTGGAAACGAGTGGCCATCACACGCACCTCTCACAGCCTCAAAAACAGATTTCAACACATGATGGAGCATTTTAATCACAGTGTTA GACTCCACACATACCAGAGAATCGCCGGGTGTGAGCTGGATGATGACGGCACAGAGAGGTTCCAAGCGAAGGACTCCTACAATGGGATGGATGTGCTCATTTTTGATGTTCAGGCTAGTGCCTGGAGTTCTGGTGTCCCAGAAATATGGAAGGACTTTTGGCTGATAGAATCCAAGAAAGGGATATTTGATCAGTTTTATCAAACTGCGTGCATATACATTTTGAAGAGCTACCTTCATCATGAAAGAAGTATACTGAAACGAAGAG TGAGCCCCAGGATTAGAGTTTTGCGGAAACAAGTTGGCGGTGCTGGTGGGGTAGAGGTAACCTGTCTGGCAACGGGATTCTACCCCCGACACATCGAGCTGACCTTGAAGAGGGATAACCAGCCTGTTCCGGAGCAGGAGCTGATCAGAGGGGATATTCTGCCAAATGGAGACGGGACGTACCAACTGAGGATGAGCCTGAGCGTCAGTGCCGAAGAGTTGAGAGAGGGACACCGCTACACCTGTAGTGTTAGACATGTCAGCATGGACAACAAGCTGGACATTGCCTGGG ACTCACAGCCAAAGCCAGACATTGCGCTGATTTCAGGAGCATCGGTCACAACTCTGACCGCAGTTCTGCTCATCCTCACTGGCATCTTCGTcttgaagaaaagaaagagcaaGGTGCCAGGATGCAGCAGGTCTGGGAAGATTGAGGAAGACATGGAAAGGATGAATGCTGCTGAAGGGGTGGTGAAGGATGCAGAAGAACATTGGGAGAAGGAAAGACAGTAA
- the LOC118231606 gene encoding major histocompatibility complex class I-related gene protein-like has product MDLFSLLTLLYLVEVVCTGTHSLWYFITLTMGPSPFPEMAIVGMVDDVPVEYYDSVDRTMTSRWHWHKEEGNVAYAQMKRLAIAHAAHSLKNKLQHMMEHFNHSVTLHTYQRIAGCELDDDGTERFQAKDSYNGMDVLFYDVQSYTWSSLVPEMRKDYWLIESYKGLFYQFYQPLCVQNLKSYLHQERSILKRKVRPRIRVLRKQVGGAGGVEVTCLATGFYPRHIELTMKRDNHPVPEQELIRGDILPNGDGTYQLRMSLSVSAEELREGHRYTCSVRHVSMDNKLDIAWDSQPKPDIALISAASVTALATVLLILTGIFVLKKRKSKVPGCSGSGKIEEEVERMHAAEGVVKDAEELLEMERQED; this is encoded by the exons atggatttattttctttgctaaCTCTGCTTTATCTTGTGGAGGTGGTATGTACAG GTACTCACTCCCTGTGGTACTTCATCACGCTTACTATGGGCCCGAGCCCCTTCCCGGAGATGGCGATTGTGGGCATGGTGGATGATGTTCCAGTGGAGTACTATGACAGCGTTGACAGGACAATGACCTCTCGGTGGCACTGGCACAAGGAAGAGGGCAACGTGGCCTATGCACAGATGAAGCGCTTGGCCATCGCACACGCTGCTCACAGCCTCAAAAATAAACTTCAGCACATGATGGAGCATTTTAATCACAGCGTCA CGCTCCACACATACCAGAGAATTGCCGGGTGTGAGCTGGATGATGACGGCACAGAGAGGTTCCAAGCGAAGGACTCCTACAATGGGATGGATGTGCTCTTTTATGATGTTCAATCTTACACATGGAGTTCTCTTGTCCCAGAAATGCGGAAGGACTATTGGCTGATAGAATCATACAAAGGGCTATTTTATCAGTTTTACCAACCCCTGTGTGTACAAAACTTGAAGAGCTACCTCCATCAGGAAAGGAGCatactgaaaagaaaag TGCGCCCCAGGATTAGAGTTTTGCGGAAACAAGTTGGCGGTGCTGGTGGGGTAGAGGTAACCTGTCTGGCAACAGGATTCTACCCCCGACACATCGAGCTGACAATGAAGAGGGATAACCATCCTGTCCCGGAGCAGGAGCTGATCAGAGGTGATATTCTCCCAAATGGAGACGGGACGTACCAACTGAGGATGAGCTTGAGCGTCAGTGCCGAAGAGCTGAGAGAGGGACACCGCTACACCTGCAGTGTTAGACATGTCAGCATGGACAACAAGCTGGACATTGCCTGGG ACTCACAGCCAAAGCCAGACATTGCGCTGATTTCAGCAGCATCGGTCACAGCTCTGGCCACAGTTCTGCTCATCCTCACTGGCATCTTCGTCttgaagaagagaaagagcaagGTGCCAGGATGCAGCGGGTCTGGGAAGATTGAGGAAGAGGTGGAAAGGATGCATGCTGCTGAAGGGGTGGTGAAGGATGCAGAAGAACTTTTAGAGATGGAAAGACAGGAAGACTGA
- the LOC118231608 gene encoding major histocompatibility complex class I-related gene protein-like: MDLFYLLTLLYLVDVVCTGTHSLWYFGTLTVGPSPFPEMVVVGMVDDVPVEYYDSIDRMVTPRQLWHKDNEVYAKLKQVTITRISHSLKNRFQHMMEHFNHSVRLHTYQRIAGCELDDDGTERFQAKDSYNGMDVLFFDVQASAWSSGVPEIWKDFWLIESKKGIFHQFYQTVCIYILKSYLHHERSILKRRVSPRIRVLRKQVGGAGGVEVTCLATGFYPRHIELTLKRDNQPVPEQELIRGDILPNGDGTYQLRMSLSVSAEELRERHRYTCSVRHVSMDNKLDIAWDSQPKPGVVLISGASVAALIAVLLIITAIFILKKRKSKVPECNMPGNNKEEMEKIHAAEGAEKDAEECVQLER; the protein is encoded by the exons atggatttattttatttgctaacTCTGCTTTATCTTGTGGATGTGGTATGTACAG GTACTCACTCCCTGTGGTACTTTGGCACGCTTACCGTGGGCCCGAGCCCCTTCCCAGAAATGGTGGTTGTGGGCATGGTGGATGATGTCCCAGTGGAGTACTATGACAGCATTGATAGGATGGTGACCCCGCGGCAGCTCTGGCACAAGGACAATGAAGTCTACGCAAAGTTGAAACAAGTGACCATCACACGCATTTCTCACAGCCTCAAAAACAGATTTCAACACATGATGGAGCATTTTAATCACAGTGTTA GACTCCACACATACCAGAGAATTGCTGGGTGTGAGCTGGATGATGACGGCACAGAGAGGTTCCAAGCGAAGGACTCCTACAATGGGATGGATGTGCTCTTTTTTGATGTTCAGGCTAGTGCCTGGAGTTCTGGTGTCCCAGAAATATGGAAGGACTTTTGGCTGATAGAATCCAAGAAAGGGATATTTCACCAGTTTTATCAAACtgtgtgcatatacattttaaagagcTACCTTCATCATGAAAGAAGTATACTGAAACGAAGAG TGAGCCCTAGGATTAGAGTTTTGCGGAAACAAGTTGGCGGTGCTGGTGGGGTAGAGGTAACCTGTCTGGCAACGGGATTCTACCCCCGACACATCGAGCTGACCTTGAAGAGGGATAACCAGCCTGTTCCGGAGCAGGAGCTGATCAGAGGTGATATTCTGCCAAATGGAGACGGGACGTACCAACTGAGGATGAGCCTGAGTGTCAGTGCCGAAGAGTTGAGAGAGCGACACCGCTACACCTGTAGTGTTAGACATGTCAGCATGGACAACAAGCTGGACATTGCCTGGG ACTCACAGCCAAAGCCAGGCGTTGTGCTGATTTCGGGAGCATCGGTCGCGGCTCTGATTGCAGTTCTGCTCATCATCACTGCCATCTTCATCttgaagaagagaaagagcaagGTGCCAGAATGCAATATGCCTGGGAATAACAAAGAAGAGATGGAAAAGATCCATGCTGCTGAAGGGGCAGAAAAAGATGCAGAAGAATGTGTGCAGTTGGAAAGATAG
- the LOC118231607 gene encoding major histocompatibility complex class I-related gene protein-like, with amino-acid sequence MDLFFYSLLTLLHLLKVVCAGTHSLWYFITFTAGPSPFPEIVMVGMVDDVPVEYYDSVDRMVTPRQLWHKDIEVYTKLKQVTIARISHSLKNRFQHMMEHFNHSVRLHTYQRIAGCELDDDGTERFQAKDSYNGMDVLFFDVQASAWRSGVPEMWKDFWLFESKKGIFDQFYQTTCIHALKSYLHHERSILKRRVSPRIRVLRKQVGGAGGVEVICLATGFYPRHIELTLKRDNQPVPEQELIRGDILPNGDGTYQLRMSLSVSAEELREGHRYTCSVRHVSMDNKLDIAWDSQPKPGVVISGASVAALIAVLLIITAIFILKKRKSKVPECNRPGENKEEMERINAAGGAEKDAEECVQLERQEE; translated from the exons atggatttatttttttatagcctACTAACTCTACTTCATTTACTGAAGGTGGTATGTGCAG GTACTCACTCCCTGTGGTACTTTATCACGTTTACTGCGGGCCCAAGCCCCTTTCCTGAGATTGTTATGGTGGGCATGGTGGATGATGTTCCAGTGGAGTACTATGACAGCGTTGATAGGATGGTGACCCCGCGGCAGCTCTGGCACAAGGACATTGAAGTCTACACAAAGTTGAAACAAGTGACCATCGCACGCATCTCTCACAGCCTCAAAAACAGATTTCAACACATGATGGAGCATTTTAATCACAGTGTTA GACTCCACACATACCAGAGAATCGCCGGGTGTGAGCTGGATGATGACGGCACAGAGAGGTTCCAAGCGAAGGACTCCTACAATGGGATGGATGTGCTCTTTTTTGATGTTCAGGCTAGTGCCTGGAGGTCTGGTGTCCCAGAAATGTGGAAGGATTTTTGGCTCTTTGAATCCAAGAAAGGGATATTTGACCAGTTTTATCAAACCACGTGCATACACGCTTTGAAGAGCTACCTTCATCATGAAAGAAGTATACTGAAACGAAGAG TGAGCCCCAGGATTAGAGTTTTGCGGAAACAAGTTGGCGGTGCTGGTGGGGTAGAGGTAATCTGTCTGGCAACGGGATTCTACCCCCGACACATCGAGCTGACATTGAAGAGGGATAACCAGCCTGTTCCGGAGCAGGAGCTGATCAGAGGTGATATTCTGCCAAATGGAGACGGGACGTACCAACTGAGGATGAGCCTGAGCGTCAGTGCCGAAGAGTTGAGAGAGGGACACCGCTACACCTGTAGTGTTAGACATGTCAGCATGGACAACAAGCTGGACATTGCCTGGG ACTCACAGCCAAAGCCAGGCGTTGTGATTTCAGGAGCATCGGTCGCGGCTCTGATTGCCGTTCTGCTCATCATCACTGCCATCTTCATCttgaagaagagaaagagcaagGTGCCAGAATGCAACAGGCCTGGGGAGAACAAGGAAGAGATGGAAAGGATCAATGCTGCTGGAGGGGCAGAAAAAGATGCGGAAGAATGTGTGCAGTTGGAAAGACAGGAAGAGTGA